In Fusarium oxysporum f. sp. lycopersici 4287 chromosome 12, whole genome shotgun sequence, one DNA window encodes the following:
- a CDS encoding hypothetical protein (At least one base has a quality score < 10): MTSLTTEPPRSILIGKQKDQVHANVRIVHGKARSNASDVSDTEYPAVPIPAYLVDEASSNDSYRASQPSSLRSWVPESVGTPDTQRTSVTSRPGSKGTDLIAPIPRLPVSISNNTSVGSRSDAGHSSTPSVDNEITPVPQPSVERDNAPEFKSDGADQAKPKVETVAEDDVGNAVLLKRGKRKVTTQKYILTAGLIAVNFMFIFASWYWPRYYYIYLPFISFPLVLNCIMIASIAVFTFMHWVSPEKQIKPESPENMVYVIPCYNETLEECTRSLDSLVNQTGLENHKKGIMVICDGRVRGPGMTKTTGDYLNEDIFLHQTQRKKILGAYTAWDGQQMDIEISKGFYKGLPFYCIVKDQNQGKRDSLIVIRSFLYKFNTRAQNPESIFSRELLDSMTSWLENEVKMDNVDHLIGMDADTVFEDKCVTELLKESYYPNTVGVCGYVAVDFKDGNWNLWSIYQSAEYTIAQGLRRLHQSIATKKVSCLPGCCQLLKICDETCGDLVLIDLFGYFPKHMDGMLKRIRATASEDRNHICQLLVTFPHAQTRQALHARAYTDVPHSWNVFLSQRRRWTLGATSNDLLLFCAWNTQWWERIVAFSNVLTWSLNVFVIASIGCMIVAFMSQPWWLIMCFAGVMIIPLLYYVIMATWLPRNLVERAQFLLGLVVFVFLGPFLNIAVMLYAVVNMDNFGWGKTRKVITDDSEEGKSSQKEGVVSDSSSTEPKEKTATAV, translated from the exons ATGACTTCTCTCACCACTGAACCTCCTCGTTCCATTCTCATTGGCAAGCAAAAG GACCAAGTCCATGCTAATGTCAGGATCGTCCATGGCAAGGCCCGCTCCAACGCTTCAGATGTCTCAGACACTGAATATCCCGCCGTGCCTATCCCCGCCTACCTCGTCGACGAAGCTTCATCGAATGACAGTTATCGCGCTTCACAGCCTTCGTCTCTGAGATCATGGGTCCCAGAGTCAGTCGGTACACCCGATACCCAGAGGACTTCGGTGACGAGTCGTCCTGGCTCAAAAGGCACCGATCTGATTGCTCCTATCCCTCGTCTTCCTGTCTCGATTAGCAACAACACATCTGTTGGTTCTCGCTCTGATGCTGGTCACTCGTCTACTCCTTCAGTTGACAACGAGATCACACCTGTTCCTCAACCCTCGGTTGAGCGCGACAATGCCCCCGAGTTCAAGAGTGATGGTGCTGATCAGGCTAAGCCCAAGGTTGAGACTGTCGCCGAGGACGATGTTGGCAATGCTGTCCTGTTGAAGCGTGGCAAGAGAAAGGTTACGACTCAAAAATACATTCTCACAGCTGGTTTGATTGCAGTCAA CTTCATGTTTATCTTTGCCAGTTGGTACTGGCCCCGATACTACTACATCTACCTccccttcatctccttccCCCTCGTCCTCAACTGCATCATGATCGCTTCCATCGCCGTCTTCACCTTCATGCACTGGGTCAGCCCCGAGAAGCAAATCAAGCCCGAGTCCCCCGAGAATATGGTCTACGTCATTCCCTGTTACAACGAGACACTCGAAGAGTGCACTCGCTCCCTCGACTCTCTCGTCAACCAGACCGGTCTCGAGAACCACAAGAAGGGCATCATGGTCATCTGCGATGGTCGTGTTCGTGGTCCTGGTATGACAAAGACCACTGGCGATTACCTCAACGAGGATATCTTCCTTCACCAGACTCaaaggaagaagattctTGGCGCTTACACTGCTTGGGACGGCCAGCAGATGGACATTGAGATTTCCAAGGGCTTCTACAAGGGTCTGCCCTTCTACTGCATCGTCAAGGACCAAAACCAAGGCAAGCGTGACAGTCTCATTGTCATTCGATCGTTCCTCTACAAGTTCAACACCCGTGCCCAGAACCCCGAGTCCATCTTCTCGCGCGAGCTTCTCGACTCCATGACCAGCTGGCTTGAGAACGAGGTCAAGATGGATAACGTCGATCATCTCATTGGAATGGATGCCGATACCGTCTTTGAGGACAAGTGTGTCactgagcttctcaaggagtCGTACTACCCCAACACTGTTGGTGTCTGCGGTTACGTCGCTGTTGACTTCAAGGATGGTAACTGGAACCTCTGGTCCATCTACCAATCTGCCGAGTACACCATCGCCCAAggtcttcgtcgtcttcatcagTCCATTGCCACCAAGAAGGTCTCTTGTCTTCCTGGATGCtgtcaacttctcaagatctgTGACGAAACCTGTGGCGATCTCGTTCTCATCGATCTCTTTGGTTACTTCCCCAAGCACATGGACGGTATGCTCAAACGTATCCGCGCTACAGCCTCAGAGGATCGCAACCACATTTGCCAATTGCTCGTCACCTTCCCTCACGCTCAGACTCGCCAGGCTCTTCATGCTCGCGCTTACACTGATGTCCCTCACTCTTGGAACGTCTTCCTCTCTCAGCGTCGTCGCTGGACTCTTGGTGCTACTAGCAACGATCTTCTACTCTTCTGTGCTTGGAACACTCAATGGTGGGAGCGCATCGTTGCCTTCTCCAATGTTCTCACCTGGTCTCTTAACGTGTTCGTCATTGCATCGATTGGTTGTATGATTGTCGCTTTCATGAGTCAACCTTGGTGGTTGATCATGTGTTTTGCCGGTGTCATGATCATTCCTCTTCTTTACTACGTGATCATGGCGACTTGGCTTCCTCGCAACCTTGTCGAGCGTGCCCAGTTCCTTCTCGGTCTCgttgtctttgtcttcttggGCCCTTTTCTCAACATTGCTGTTATGCTTTATGCTGTTGTCAACATGGACAACTTTGGTTGGGGTAAGACAAGGAAGGTCATCACTGATGACTCTGAAGAGGGGAAGTCATCACAGAAGGAGGGTGTTGTTTCTGATAGCAGCTCGACTGAGCCTAAGGAGAAGACTGCTACTGCAGTGTAG
- a CDS encoding phosphoenolpyruvate synthase, with protein MSDDWTNEPLVLDFEHLARSDVGLVGGKNSSLGEMIRALGPKGIPVPPGFATSSYAYWHYVDANNIRGKIDELVDQWQSGHQTLAEIGHAIRILFLRGTWPADTAEAILSGYRDLCDKAGVDDLSVAVRSSATAEDLPDASFAGQQETYLNIQGSEALLDACRRCYASLFTDRAISYRHIKKFNHGNVALSIGIQQMVRSDIGGAGVMFSIDTESGFDKIILINAAWGLGENVVQGTVNPDEYQIFKPLLSNEKLSPILSKKLGDKAIKMVYGDKCVRTRNVPTSRAERAAYVLKDEEILQLSRWACLIEEHYSCPMDMEWARDGSSGKLYIVQARPETVQSRRDTAAFKTYTVGERGHTLTTGLSIGDKAVAGRICLLTSVSDIDKFIDGSILVTEATDPDWVPVMKRAAAIVTDYGGRTSHAAIVSRELGVPAVVGTGNATYVLHTGQDVTVSCAEGDSGLVYDGISEITTKMVHISELPSVRTKIMLNLANPSAAYRWWRLPVDGIGLARMEFVVSNSIRVHPMALIHYDHLEDEAAKKEITNLTAGYTCKPDYFVDKLASGLATLCSSVYPKPAIIRMSDFKTNEYARLIGGAEFELKEENPMIGFRGASRYYSPRYKEGFALECRAVKKVREEMGLTNAIVMIPFCRTVKEARKVLDIMEENGLKRGENGLMVYVMCEIPSNVILASSFTQHFDGFSIGSNDLAQLTLGVDRDSGELASLFNEQDEAVKWMIARAITVARREGCKIGLCGEAPSNHPEFAKFLVNAGIDSISVSPDSFVQVMKHVVASEKGL; from the coding sequence ATGAGTGACGACTGGACCAACGAGCCTCTGGTTCTCGATTTTGAGCATCTCGCTCGAAGTGACGTCGGCTTAGTCGGTGGCAAGAATTCTTCTTTGGGTGAGATGATTCGAGCCCTCGGACCCAAGGGAATTCCAGTGCCACCAGGCTTCGCGACATCATCCTATGCCTACTGGCACTATGTCGACGCCAACAACATCCGGGGCAAGATCGATGAACTCGTCGATCAATGGCAGTCTGGCCATCAAACGCTTGCTGAGATAGGTCACGCCATACGCATCTTGTTCCTGCGTGGAACGTGGCCGGCTGATACTGCAGAGGCCATACTGTCTGGATATCGCGACTTGTGCGATAAAGCCGGGGTTGATGATCTAAGTGTTGCAGTGCGATCTAGTGCAACGGCTGAAGACCTTCCTGACGCGAGCTTCGCTGGACAGCAGGAGACGTACCTAAATATCCAGGGGAGCGAAGCGCTGCTCGATGCTTGTAGACGATGTTATGCTTCGCTTTTTACAGATCGAGCTATCAGCTATCGCCATATCAAGAAGTTCAATCATGGAAACGTGGCTCTCTCCATTGGGATCCAGCAGATGGTTCGCTCTGACATCGGCGGCGCAGGTGTCATGTTCTCTATCGATACAGAGAGCGGCTTCGACAAgatcattctcatcaatgcTGCATGGGGCCTTGGCGAGAATGTCGTTCAGGGTACTGTCAACCCAGATGAGTACCAGATCTTCAAACCTCTCCTGTCTAATGAGAAGCTATCGCCGATTCTGAGCAAGAAGCTCGGCGACAAGGCGATCAAGATGGTGTACGGGGATAAGTGCGTACGAACACGCAATGTCCCTACATCCAGGGCCGAGCGAGCTGCCTATGTTctcaaagatgaagagattcTCCAATTGTCACGATGGGCATGTCTTATCGAGGAGCATTACAGCTGCCCGATGGATATGGAGTGGGCTAGAGATGGCTCTTCTGGCAAACTCTACATCGTGCAGGCCAGGCCTGAGACTGTGCAGTCTCGCCGTGACACGGCAGCCTTCAAGACCTACACGGTCGGCGAACGTGGCCACACCTTGACCACAGGGCTGTCTATTGGCGACAAGGCAGTTGCAGGGCGGATCTGCCTGCTCACCTCGGTCTCAGACATAGACAAGTTTATCGACGGCTCGATCCTGGTGACTGAGGCTACGGACCCTGACTGGGTGCCTGTCATGAAGCGAGCCGCCGCAATCGTCACCGATTACGGTGGGCGGACCTCTCACGCCGCGATTGTCAGTCGGGAACTGGGTGTTCCAGCGGTAGTTGGTACTGGAAACGCAACCTATGTTCTGCACACTGGTCAAGACGTCACTGTGTCATGTGCAGAAGGCGATTCGGGTCTTGTCTATGATGGAATCTCGGagatcaccaccaagatGGTACACATATCCGAGCTCCCTTCTGTCCGAACAAAGATCATGCTGAATCTGGCCAACCCCTCAGCTGCGTACCGCTGGTGGAGGCTCCCAGTTGATGGTATTGGACTTGCTCGTATGGAATTCGTGGTCAGCAATTCTATCCGGGTCCATCCCATGGCTCTCATTCATTATGATCATCTTGAGGAtgaagcagccaagaaagaGATCACCAATCTTACTGCAGGCTATACTTGCAAGCCTGATTACTTTGTGGATAAGTTGGCATCTGGCCTCGCAACGCTTTGTTCTTCTGTCTACCCCAAACCAGCCATTATTAGGATGAGCGATTTCAAGACGAATGAGTACGCTCGCCTGATAGGCGGTGCTGAGTTTGAACTTAAGGAGGAGAACCCCATGATCGGATTTCGCGGGGCCTCACGTTACTACTCGCCTCGCTACAAGGAGGGCTTTGCCCTAGAATGCCGTGCTGTTAAAAAGGTTCGAGAGGAAATGGGACTCACCAATGCCATTGTCATGATTCCCTTTTGTCGAACAGTCAAAGAAGCCCGAAAGGTGCTAGACATAATGGAAGAGAATGGTCTGAAGCGAGGGGAGAACGGCCTCATGGTTTATGTGATGTGCGAGATCCCTTCCAATGTCATCCTGGCCTCGAGCTTTACCCAGCACTTTGACGGCTTCTCCATTGGGTCCAATGATCTGGCTCAGCTCACCCTCGGTGTAGACCGAGATTCTGGGGAGTTGGCGAGCTTGTTCAACGAACAGGATGAGGCTGTAAAGTGGATGATTGCTAGAGCCATTACAGTGGCTCGCCGAGAGGGCTGTAAGATTGGGCTTTGTGGCGAGGCACCAAGCAACCATCCTGAATTTGCAAAGTTCTTGGTTAATGCGGGGATTGATTCCATCTCTGTCAGCCCTGATAGTTTTGTTCAGGTTATGAAACATGTAGTGGCTAGTGAGAAGGGCTTGTAA
- a CDS encoding L-lactate dehydrogenase (At least one base has a quality score < 10) has protein sequence MGSASRVAIVGVGEVGGAVAYNLTLNSVASELLLVDLDLNVRNAQIEDLCDVSYSTNSSTRVRPATYHEAAQCDLVVITAASKHLLGQTTIDYTSRNTSMIREVMEAMKPFRADTVLLIVANPVDLLTSLAKEMSGLPSSQVIGTGTALDTYRLRGMVASRALVSPSAVDAFVVGRHGEDQVVVWSAATIGAVPIDDVKMLSAIDLSRIELICKHRSNHIILGKGSAPFGIASVAANLCCSVILDKNEMYPVSHFQEDYGCCLSLPAVIGRKGILRSVPLAMSPGENAAVKVSGELLKASVELIQRDWW, from the exons ATGGGCTCAGCATCTCGAGTGGCGATTGTAGGCGTCGGGGAAGTCGGCGGTGCCGTCGCTTACAACCTCACGTTGAATTCTGTGGCGAGCGAGTTGCTTCTCGTCGACCTCGACCTCAATGTCAGAAATGCCCAGATCGAAGACCTCTGCGATGTCTCTTACAGTACTAACAGCAGTACGCGTGTACGTCCAGCCACGTACCATGAGGCTGCTCAGTGCGATCTCGTGGTCATAACCGCTGCATCTAAACACCTGCTGG GTCAGACAACTATTGACTATACGTCTCGGAACACCTCGATGATACGTGAGGTGATGGAGGCAATGAAGCCCTTCCGAGCTGACACCGTTTTACTCATTGTGGCAAATCCAGTTGACCTACTGACATCTCTCGCCAAGGAGATGTCGGGACTTCCTTCATCTCAGGTCATTGGCACTGGTACAGCTCTCGACACTTACAGGCTTCGAGGGATGGTTGCATCTCGTGCTTTG GTATCCCCATCTGCTGTGGATGCATTCGTCGTGGGTCGCCATGGAGAAGACCAAGTAGTCGTGTGGTCCGCAGCAACCATTGGCGCGGTTCCCATTGACGATGTGAAAATGCTGAGCGCTATCGATCTCAGTAGGATCGAACTCATCTGCAAGCATCGATCGAACCACATCATACTGGGCAAAGGATCTGCACCGTTCGGAATAGCTTCCGTCGCTGCTAACTTGTGTTGTTCTGTCATCCTCGATAAGAATGAGATGTACCCGGTCAGTCACTTTCAAGAGGACTATGGATGCTGTCTCAGCTTGCCAGCCGTTATTGGGAGGAAGGGGATCTTGCGTTCAGTTCCCCTGGCGATGAGCCCAGGCGAGAATGCTGCGGTGAAGGTATCAGGGGAGTTGTTGAAAGCCAGTGTTGAATTAATCCAGCGAGACTGGTGGTGA